A stretch of the Candidatus Jettenia sp. AMX2 genome encodes the following:
- the cpaB gene encoding Flp pilus assembly protein CpaB produces MNGKVLLLFGAAILIALFAALYSYKHLQKGTTVVEKSPVSDTRSVAVALTDLSWGTTLDRTMVKMVPYLKESLPPGSFSDPAALAGRVLLSPVKANEPVLESRLAPTTIRSGGIAAVVTPNNRAMSVKVDRISGIAGFIHPGNRVDVLVTLQDQERDRAPVTKTVLENILVLAAGPQVEADGKRERPAQVDVITLEVTPGEAERLALAASEGKIQLALRNYTDSKGVVTRGITIPTLLARSERRPPKSAPQQAVTTPSFVSVQLIKGSSISELNFEKGGE; encoded by the coding sequence GTGAATGGTAAAGTACTACTGCTCTTTGGTGCGGCGATACTCATTGCCCTCTTCGCCGCCCTCTACAGCTACAAGCACCTGCAAAAGGGAACCACGGTGGTAGAAAAATCACCGGTCTCCGATACCAGGTCCGTAGCCGTGGCATTAACTGACCTGTCGTGGGGTACAACACTGGACAGAACGATGGTAAAGATGGTACCTTACCTGAAAGAAAGCCTGCCGCCGGGATCTTTCTCCGACCCTGCCGCCCTTGCGGGAAGGGTGCTTCTTTCTCCGGTAAAGGCAAATGAACCGGTCCTTGAATCAAGGCTTGCCCCGACCACGATAAGAAGCGGCGGGATAGCCGCGGTGGTAACCCCGAACAACCGTGCCATGTCGGTAAAGGTGGACCGGATAAGCGGTATAGCCGGCTTTATCCATCCGGGCAACCGGGTGGACGTCCTGGTAACCCTGCAGGATCAGGAAAGGGACCGCGCACCGGTAACAAAGACGGTACTGGAAAATATCCTCGTCCTTGCCGCGGGCCCTCAGGTGGAAGCAGACGGAAAGAGGGAGCGGCCTGCCCAGGTGGATGTCATCACCCTGGAGGTAACCCCGGGGGAGGCAGAAAGGCTTGCCCTTGCAGCCTCTGAAGGGAAGATCCAGTTAGCCCTGAGAAATTATACCGACAGCAAAGGTGTCGTAACAAGGGGTATCACCATCCCAACGTTACTTGCCCGTTCGGAAAGAAGGCCGCCAAAGAGTGCCCCGCAACAGGCAGTAACAACACCATCCTTCGTATCCGTGCAGCTCATTAAAGGAAGCAGTATCAGTGAACTGAATTTCGAAAAGGGAGGAGAATAA
- a CDS encoding A24 family peptidase, producing the protein MPTTNITNIIEITPILLLAATLFIAVVYDLRFQKIPNWITFPVMAAGVAFHTVTTGVQGLAFSAGGVFTGIAVFMPFYLFSGMGAGDVKLMGAIGGLLGMKGVLTAAIGTSLAGGVYAVILLAFHGQLVETVKRYGQMLKEFLFTRRFVYYPPEKKERMPMLCYGVAIACGTTLSLVINIV; encoded by the coding sequence ATGCCAACGACGAACATAACAAACATAATAGAAATAACCCCTATCCTGCTCCTGGCTGCTACCCTGTTTATCGCTGTGGTCTATGACCTCCGTTTCCAGAAGATACCCAACTGGATCACCTTTCCCGTTATGGCAGCAGGCGTTGCGTTCCATACCGTTACCACCGGAGTTCAGGGGCTTGCCTTCAGCGCCGGGGGGGTGTTCACCGGCATTGCCGTCTTTATGCCTTTTTACCTCTTTTCTGGTATGGGGGCTGGCGATGTAAAGCTGATGGGCGCCATCGGGGGGCTACTGGGGATGAAAGGAGTACTCACTGCCGCAATTGGCACCTCCCTTGCTGGTGGTGTATATGCCGTGATACTCCTTGCATTCCACGGACAGCTCGTGGAAACGGTCAAACGGTACGGTCAGATGCTGAAGGAGTTTCTCTTTACCCGCAGGTTTGTCTATTATCCACCGGAAAAGAAGGAAAGGATGCCCATGCTCTGTTACGGGGTGGCGATTGCCTGTGGCACCACGCTTTCCCTCGTTATCAATATTGTATAA
- a CDS encoding Flp family type IVb pilin has protein sequence MKKKLLQFLKEEEGVTMIEYALIAALIAVVSILILTTLGGKVKGTFEKVEKAMP, from the coding sequence ATGAAAAAGAAATTGTTGCAGTTCCTGAAGGAGGAGGAGGGTGTTACGATGATCGAGTACGCCTTGATCGCGGCCCTGATCGCTGTAGTGTCAATATTGATCCTTACAACCCTTGGTGGAAAAGTTAAAGGTACATTTGAGAAAGTCGAGAAAGCTATGCCATAA